GGTATTCACCATTGTCAAAATTAATCGGAAGGTTCGCCTTTTCACTTATAATGGTTAAATCAATGCCTTGATGCTGTAAACCTTCTGCTAAGAGATAGTAGTAAGTTGCAGCACCAGTACCACTACCGAACAAAATAGGAGTAATGATAATAACTTTATAAGAATAAAATATAAAATTGTTAAAAGGATTGTTATAATGTAAATATGAGTTCATTATAAGCTCAATATTCTCTTAATTTTTCTAATTGCTCTAGGTAATAATCCAAATATTTTTTTATTTCGGAAATTATCAGCTTTAGTATTAGGAATAATGAAAGGTGGGTGTTGAAGAGGAAAACTAATCGGTTGTGTTGGCAAATTAGCAATTGGGCTTTTGACATCAGTCGTGTGGGTACTTGTTGAAGAAAAACCAATATTTGATACTAAATTTTGATTAGGAATAATAATTAGTCCATTTTGTATCCAACAAGAAAATGTCCAAAGATAAGCCCAGCTATCTATTTTTTTATCATAAACAGATTGCAATTTATGTTTTCTGTATTGAATTAGCCAAAAATCATTGTTCAATATATCTTTTAACCAACCTCCATTTCGTATTTCTTCCCATAATTTCATATTATGATCATAATATTGCCAAGCTCTATCCCATGTTGCCCACCCCCAACAATCATTGAAACGTGAGAAGTAATAACTATAATTTGTTCTTTTACGTCCAAATTGAAAATTGTCACCAGAGATAGCCATAATTCGCTTATCATCGCGATATTTTTCCAGTAATTCTTGGCAAAATGGAAAGAATGTGGAATCAGGTAAACAGTCATCTTCAAGTATGATTGCTTCATCTACTAGACTAAAAGCCCAATCTAAACCACTAGAAACCCTTTTTCTACAACCTAAATTAACATCAGAGTAATTTTTAAGCACTTCACAATCCCAATCAACTGTATCAATTATGGCACGCACCGCAGCACATTTTTCTGCTTCTCCTTCTTTATCAGAACGTGCCCCATCTGCAACTACTAATAGCTTCTTAGGCTTGGCTTGGCGGATGGCTTCAAAGACTTTGGCGGTGGTGTCTGGTCGGTTGAATATTATAAAAATAACTGGTGTTTCTAAGTGGTGATTATTCATTTTACAGAAAAAATATTTCTTAATTATAAGTAAGAGTAATTAAGTTATTACTGTGTAAATAGTAATTGTTTCATATATTCTTTACCCATAACGAATTTTAACATTATAGCAATATAGACAACTTTTAGCTTCTTAAAACTTCCCAGAATTTCAGATGATATAAAAATAATAAAAATTTTTTCAATAGGAGGACTCATATATTTAAGCCCTCGCAAAAACTTTAGAAAAAAAGCGCGATCGCGATTCAAGTCATAAACTCCTATTGCAATTCTTTTAGATTTATTTAAAGCATCTTCTAAAGATGATCGAGCTGGATGATCTACACAAGCATTTTCAGCGTATATTTGTCTATATCCTGTTGCAAAAACTCGCTGTCCCCATTCTAAGTCTCCTCTGGATTGAAGTTTTTCATTAAATTTTCCTACAGTTTCAATGACAGATTTATAAGTAAATAGATTAGCAGTTGCACCGAATTGAAAACGCTTAATATATTTTTCTTGAGGAAATGCTGTTACTTTTTCATAAATTTCAAAATCTGTAGGAAAACTAGAATTTTTATAAAATATGTTAATTTTTCCAGCAACTAAACCACAATTTAAGGTACTAACTAATTGGAAAACTCCTTGTTCAAGCCAATTTTGATCGGGAATACAGTCAGAGTCAGTGAATGCTATAATTTCCCCTCTAGAATTTTTAATCCCTTTATTCCGAGCGGCATAACTTCCTAATTTTGGCTCTTTGAATAATCGTACATTATTTTTTTCAATTTTATAAGGAGGCTCATCTTCAGGACTATTATTCACAACAATAATCTCGAAATTCTCTATCTGATAAGTCTGATTGGAAAGTGCTTCTAAACAAATTTTTAATCGTTCCCAATCGTGATAGGTAGGAATAATCACAGATACAAAAGGTGTTTTTTCAGTATCAGCTATCATGGATAATTAACCTCATAATCATTATTCAGGCGAGTAGCTTCATAAATCCGAGCTGAGGAAGTTGTAGTATCTGCCGAATTATTGAGCATCAAATTTTTAGTTTTATGATCGTAAGTTTTTTCCACTTGAGTAGTTATCCATTTTTGGCAGTAATCCTTACCTAGATCGAATGCTTCCCCACAAAATGCTAGTTCCAATCCTGGCGGATTATAGGGCCAGCTGTAATCACTTTGGTCTAATTGGGTTCTAAAGATAGGTTCTTTAGTAATGTCCAGCATTTTTTGCATTTTGCTGGATGACCAAAACTTATGCTTCGGAAAGTGTTTTTTTAGAATTGCAAAGGCATAAAGGTTAAAGCTGTGGTAACCAACTGATTTGCTATACAGAGAGCGACGATTGCGCTTACTTTTCACGATTCTTTTGATTGCCATAGTAATGTTACTGAGAGAGTTGAGGTCTTTCAATTTAGTTTTACCTAGTGGTGAATTATGGAAAATTACACCATTCTGATAATTGTCTACATTAGTACCAATTTGATCAAGAAATTGATATACCTTATCAGTTGCTTCTTGATCTCTTAGTTCAGCTCCAATAGCAGCAAACCAAAGCTGATGATTAAATGTTCTATCAGGGGTTAGATAGTTTCCCTCAGCGGCAACTCGTTGCCAAATAGCTCGATTTTCTAGAAAAGGATGGAGTTCAAATACTTCCTTGGCAGTTGTATAGGCATCTTCCCGCTTTAAGGTACGAGCAGCACAAATAAGCCCTTCTATAGCCCAAGCCTGTCCTATCAGTCCATTACAGGAATCTTTTTTAGGATTTTTGCGACAAAAAAAGCTAGCTTCTTGAGGTCGCGCTTCAGCACTTAATAGATAATTGGTTGCTTTATTAGCGGCATGAAACAAACGCTGGTCTTGGGTTTGCTCATAGATATGACAGAAGGTGACGAGCCAGTGAGCTGTATTACGAACAGGTGTTTCTGGATCATGGTATGGACCATTATGCCCTGAGGGCATAGAACCATCAGGTTGCTGAATTTCTAGTGCCTGAAGTGCGCTAGCTTCTAATACTTGAATTAGAGAAGGCATACAATCATTAAAAATATTTCAATTGAAATTAACTATTTTTATATTTATATATAGCATTTCCTAAGCTGGTAAGCTACAAGGTTATTAGTTTAGGAAATAGGAGACAGGGAACACAGCGTGTAGTTAATGGGAGTGAAAAATGCTATAAATTATGCTACTAAATAGCTATTAGCCCCATTGACATTAGAGATAAATAACTAACATAGATGTTTTCATTAAGAACTATAATTGCTATTGACAATTTTTTTTATAGTAGATTGAATCCGATCTACATGGATATCCCACGAGTTTAAATCGTACCATTTTGTATTATCTATAATAACTTGACCAGGTGAAAAATTATTATTTAATCGTTTCATCATTCGGTTCAATGCTGAAACAGCAGATTCAATATTTCCAGGCTCATAAACCTCATACCATTCCCAGCCTTTAGCTTGTTCTTGAAAATTTCCTAAATTTGGAAAAACTACAGGTTTTCCATAAGATATTCCAAGAGCAAGTACTCCAGAATTGATTCCATCTAAATGACCCAAAAAAACTACGTCAGATGCGGCCATTATTTCAGGAATTTCGGAAGGAAGTATGGATTTGTGAAAAATTCTCTTATTTTCAGAAGCAAAAAACTTCTGCTTTAAAATACTATAATTTTGGTAAAGTGTTGGAGTAGCTTTCTCAGTTTTTTCTTCAAATTTAGCTAATATATTTTTGTGTTGAGATGGTCCAACTGAGAAAAAACAATGTTGCTTATTTTTAAAATTTTGAAATACGCTTCCAGCAAAATTTACTCCTTTATTTTTTCGCATTCTACCAAAAAATAGGAATGAAAATTTTTGATTCGGGATTTTGTATTTTTGTCTAGCACCTTGGCTAGAATAAGGAATTTTAGTATATGGCCCATGGGGACAAATTATATGTTTTGATTTTGTTGTTGCTGGAAATTCTTCTTTAATAAGTTTAATTGAGTTTTCTCCATGGTGAACAATTATGTCGGCTTCTCCATATATAAGTTCATAAGCTCTCTGATCAAATTTTGATGGATTTGAATGTGGTAATTTATTATGAAATGTACAAACAATTGGAACCTTATTCGTTTTGTAATATTCCAACCTTTCAGATAAGAGTGTAAGCGTACACTCCTCCATAGGAAGCTTGTGTCGCCATTTATAAATAGCCTCTGGCCACTGAATATGCAAAAAGGTTGGAAGGAAATCAGAAAATAAAAAGTTCTGTACATCTAAAATCACACTATAACCTTTACGCGAGTAGGCTTTAGCTAAAAGCTCTACATATTCATTTGCAGAATTATTAATCCGTGCGCTAAATAGTTAACATGGGAAAGTGAAGTACGGCAGTTTTCTATATGCAATTAAAAGACGCTCGGAGTTTACCCCCTCAAGCTCAACAAGCAATCCGTAAAAGGGCGGTCATGGCAGTGATTGAGAACAAACGTTCTCAAGGAGAAGTGGCCCAAGAGTTTGGAGTTACTCGTACAGCAGTTAATCAGTGGGTGCAACGTTACCGTCGTGGGGGTGAGACAGCTCTCAAAGCTTGTAAACAAGGTCGTCGTGAGCATCCTACCTTGGCGCGATCGCAGGTAACGACAATTACTCGTCTCATTCGGGATTACAGCCCAGAACAACTACAACTGCCATTTACTCTCTGGACTCGACAAGCCGTATCTCAGCTCATTGAACAATGTTGGGGAATTACTCTTTCTCAAACGACGATTGGTCGTTATCTGCGTCGTTGGGGACTGTCTCCACAAAAGCCTGCCAAATGCGCTCGTGAGCAATGTCCTCACCAGCTTCAGCATTGGTTAACTCATGAATATCCAGCGATTCACAAGCGAGCACAGCAGGAAGGAGCTGAGATTCATTGGGGTGATGAAATGGGATTGCGTTCGGACCATCAAGCAGGGACTTGTTGGTCTGAGGTAGGGAAAACGCCAATTGTAGAAGGAACTGGGCAACGTTTCAGTTGCAACTTAATTTCCGCCCTGACCAATCGAGGAACCCTACGCTTTCAAGTATTTCAAGGGGGATTTAATAGCGATGTCTTTTTGGAATTTTTACGCCGATTAATTCGCTCCAGGGAAAACAAAGTTTTTTTGATTGTAGATCGCCACCCAGTACATCGCTCCCGTAAAGTTCAACAATGGGTAGCTCAACATCAGGATGAATTGGAACTGTTTTATCTTCCCCCCTACAGCCCAGAACGAAATCCCGATGAATTTCTCAATCAGGACATTAAAAGCAATGCTATGAGACGACAAAGACCCCGTAATCGTAATGAACTCATGAAAAGGGTTCGCTCTTATTTATACAGTC
This window of the Euhalothece natronophila Z-M001 genome carries:
- a CDS encoding glycosyltransferase — its product is MIADTEKTPFVSVIIPTYHDWERLKICLEALSNQTYQIENFEIIVVNNSPEDEPPYKIEKNNVRLFKEPKLGSYAARNKGIKNSRGEIIAFTDSDCIPDQNWLEQGVFQLVSTLNCGLVAGKINIFYKNSSFPTDFEIYEKVTAFPQEKYIKRFQFGATANLFTYKSVIETVGKFNEKLQSRGDLEWGQRVFATGYRQIYAENACVDHPARSSLEDALNKSKRIAIGVYDLNRDRAFFLKFLRGLKYMSPPIEKIFIIFISSEILGSFKKLKVVYIAIMLKFVMGKEYMKQLLFTQ
- a CDS encoding glycosyltransferase family 2 protein, translating into MNNHHLETPVIFIIFNRPDTTAKVFEAIRQAKPKKLLVVADGARSDKEGEAEKCAAVRAIIDTVDWDCEVLKNYSDVNLGCRKRVSSGLDWAFSLVDEAIILEDDCLPDSTFFPFCQELLEKYRDDKRIMAISGDNFQFGRKRTNYSYYFSRFNDCWGWATWDRAWQYYDHNMKLWEEIRNGGWLKDILNNDFWLIQYRKHKLQSVYDKKIDSWAYLWTFSCWIQNGLIIIPNQNLVSNIGFSSTSTHTTDVKSPIANLPTQPISFPLQHPPFIIPNTKADNFRNKKIFGLLPRAIRKIKRILSL
- a CDS encoding glycosyltransferase family protein, coding for MILDVQNFLFSDFLPTFLHIQWPEAIYKWRHKLPMEECTLTLLSERLEYYKTNKVPIVCTFHNKLPHSNPSKFDQRAYELIYGEADIIVHHGENSIKLIKEEFPATTKSKHIICPHGPYTKIPYSSQGARQKYKIPNQKFSFLFFGRMRKNKGVNFAGSVFQNFKNKQHCFFSVGPSQHKNILAKFEEKTEKATPTLYQNYSILKQKFFASENKRIFHKSILPSEIPEIMAASDVVFLGHLDGINSGVLALGISYGKPVVFPNLGNFQEQAKGWEWYEVYEPGNIESAVSALNRMMKRLNNNFSPGQVIIDNTKWYDLNSWDIHVDRIQSTIKKIVNSNYSS
- a CDS encoding agl cluster protein AglQ; translation: MPSLIQVLEASALQALEIQQPDGSMPSGHNGPYHDPETPVRNTAHWLVTFCHIYEQTQDQRLFHAANKATNYLLSAEARPQEASFFCRKNPKKDSCNGLIGQAWAIEGLICAARTLKREDAYTTAKEVFELHPFLENRAIWQRVAAEGNYLTPDRTFNHQLWFAAIGAELRDQEATDKVYQFLDQIGTNVDNYQNGVIFHNSPLGKTKLKDLNSLSNITMAIKRIVKSKRNRRSLYSKSVGYHSFNLYAFAILKKHFPKHKFWSSSKMQKMLDITKEPIFRTQLDQSDYSWPYNPPGLELAFCGEAFDLGKDYCQKWITTQVEKTYDHKTKNLMLNNSADTTTSSARIYEATRLNNDYEVNYP
- a CDS encoding IS630 family transposase, translating into MQLKDARSLPPQAQQAIRKRAVMAVIENKRSQGEVAQEFGVTRTAVNQWVQRYRRGGETALKACKQGRREHPTLARSQVTTITRLIRDYSPEQLQLPFTLWTRQAVSQLIEQCWGITLSQTTIGRYLRRWGLSPQKPAKCAREQCPHQLQHWLTHEYPAIHKRAQQEGAEIHWGDEMGLRSDHQAGTCWSEVGKTPIVEGTGQRFSCNLISALTNRGTLRFQVFQGGFNSDVFLEFLRRLIRSRENKVFLIVDRHPVHRSRKVQQWVAQHQDELELFYLPPYSPERNPDEFLNQDIKSNAMRRQRPRNRNELMKRVRSYLYSLQKCPERISRYFWAQPVQYAGL